A genome region from Candidatus Zixiibacteriota bacterium includes the following:
- a CDS encoding tripartite tricarboxylate transporter substrate-binding protein yields the protein MGFKGRWLSVIALIASSGSAPSPLLAQADFYKGKTITVYIGTTPGALYDQWSRILAAHIGKHIPGKPAIVVQNMPGAGHKIAANYVYNKTKPDGLSLIGSIVPSLYFDQLIGRKEVQYDWGKFAWIGSPVEGESQMYMRADSPYKTIDDVRKAAEPPRCGGQGTSDQAYYLPKLFEETLGARFNVVTGYPGGPEIDLAVERGEILCRAFTIEAFFSREPYHTWRKKGFVRNIIQTGRARDVKLPQTPTIWELMDQYKTPESSRRLANVVLAAGALGRPMLGSPGIPPERVKILREAFNRTMKDPEFLAEIEKRKFELSPKSGEELEAIVKDALSQPPEIVARLKKLLGG from the coding sequence ATGGGTTTCAAAGGCCGATGGCTCTCCGTTATCGCGCTGATCGCTTCTTCGGGATCGGCGCCCTCGCCGTTGCTGGCGCAGGCTGATTTCTATAAAGGCAAGACGATTACCGTTTACATCGGGACGACGCCGGGAGCGCTCTACGACCAGTGGTCGCGGATTCTGGCGGCTCATATCGGGAAGCACATTCCCGGAAAGCCCGCGATCGTCGTCCAGAACATGCCCGGAGCGGGCCACAAGATCGCCGCGAACTACGTTTACAACAAGACCAAGCCGGACGGCCTGAGCCTGATCGGCTCGATCGTCCCTTCGCTCTACTTCGACCAGCTCATCGGGCGCAAAGAGGTCCAGTACGATTGGGGGAAGTTCGCGTGGATCGGCTCGCCGGTCGAGGGCGAATCCCAGATGTACATGCGCGCCGACAGCCCTTACAAGACGATCGACGACGTTCGCAAGGCGGCCGAGCCGCCGCGCTGCGGCGGCCAGGGAACCTCGGATCAGGCCTATTACCTTCCCAAGCTCTTCGAGGAGACCCTGGGGGCTCGCTTCAACGTCGTCACCGGCTATCCGGGAGGCCCGGAGATCGATCTCGCGGTGGAACGAGGCGAGATTCTGTGCCGCGCTTTCACGATCGAGGCTTTCTTTTCCCGGGAGCCCTATCATACGTGGCGCAAGAAGGGGTTCGTGCGCAACATCATCCAGACGGGGCGGGCGAGAGACGTCAAGCTGCCGCAGACGCCGACCATCTGGGAGCTGATGGACCAGTACAAGACGCCCGAGTCCAGCCGCCGGCTGGCAAACGTGGTGCTGGCCGCCGGGGCTCTGGGCCGGCCGATGCTCGGCAGTCCCGGAATTCCCCCGGAGCGGGTGAAAATCCTCCGCGAAGCGTTCAATCGGACGATGAAGGATCCGGAGTTCCTGGCGGAGATCGAGAAACGCAAATTCGAGCTCAGTCCCAAATCGGGAGAGGAGCTCGAAGCGATCGTCAAGGACGCGTTGAGTCAGCCGCCCGAGATCGTCGCGAGGCTGAAAAAGCTGCTCGGCGGCTGA
- a CDS encoding VOC family protein — translation MASTLKVRGIDHIVFHVKNLARSKRFYVDFLGMEVDHERRRQCFLKCGRQGLALFEIDAPVRAGREVNHLALRLRAGKRAEVAAALRDAGIEFSGRSGDPDCIYFRDPDGHRLQLLLPRE, via the coding sequence ATGGCTTCAACCCTCAAGGTCCGCGGCATCGATCACATCGTCTTTCACGTCAAGAATCTCGCGCGCTCGAAGAGATTCTACGTCGACTTCCTCGGCATGGAAGTCGACCACGAGCGGCGCCGCCAGTGCTTTCTCAAGTGCGGCCGTCAGGGGCTCGCGCTTTTCGAGATCGACGCTCCCGTTCGCGCGGGACGGGAGGTCAACCACCTGGCCCTGCGCCTCCGGGCAGGAAAGCGCGCCGAGGTAGCGGCCGCCCTGCGCGACGCCGGCATCGAGTTTTCCGGCCGCAGCGGCGACCCCGATTGCATTTACTTTCGCGACCCGGACGGCCACCGTCTGCAACTGCTGCTGCCCCGCGAGTGA
- a CDS encoding TAXI family TRAP transporter solute-binding subunit, which yields MSYRIGTAETGGTFYTQAEALAELFNRNRAPTERCVVCESEASIDNANRLGRGDLEFGFMASNWIGRALEGTAPFENRIALRMVAPANVGPIFFVSLAGSGIRAVGDLRGRRIVPGAAGSGMAEHVRTIFSVLGIAFEPVYLGYAEAADALASGRVDALFLPPIPNRMATDLSRRVDLRVVEYGPDEIDKIVSEVGYYRRVTIEPGALRGVGSASRQIGVINVVVTHARVPEEAVYAMAKTIVDHLEELPRKNPLFKGLEDLFVSLRSGDRAAFEFGGVPLHPGAARALKESGWLS from the coding sequence ATGAGCTATCGAATCGGGACCGCGGAGACGGGCGGCACGTTCTACACCCAGGCTGAGGCGCTCGCGGAGCTGTTCAACCGGAACCGGGCGCCGACGGAGCGGTGCGTTGTCTGCGAAAGCGAGGCGAGCATCGATAACGCCAACCGCCTGGGCCGCGGGGACCTCGAATTCGGCTTCATGGCCTCGAACTGGATCGGGCGCGCGCTTGAAGGAACGGCGCCGTTCGAGAACAGGATCGCCCTGCGCATGGTGGCGCCGGCGAACGTCGGGCCGATTTTTTTCGTGTCCCTCGCCGGATCGGGCATCCGCGCCGTCGGCGATCTTCGCGGCCGGCGAATCGTTCCGGGAGCGGCCGGCAGCGGGATGGCCGAACACGTGCGCACGATCTTCAGCGTGCTCGGAATCGCGTTCGAGCCGGTGTACCTGGGGTACGCCGAGGCGGCGGACGCGCTGGCGTCGGGTCGGGTCGATGCGTTGTTTCTGCCGCCCATCCCCAACCGGATGGCGACCGATTTGAGCCGGCGCGTAGATCTGCGCGTCGTCGAATACGGGCCGGACGAGATCGATAAAATCGTTTCCGAGGTCGGCTACTACCGCAGGGTGACGATCGAGCCCGGCGCGCTCCGCGGGGTCGGCTCCGCGTCGCGGCAGATCGGCGTGATCAACGTCGTGGTGACGCACGCGCGGGTCCCGGAAGAGGCGGTGTATGCCATGGCGAAGACGATCGTCGACCACCTCGAGGAGCTGCCGCGAAAAAATCCGCTCTTCAAAGGGCTCGAGGATCTTTTCGTCTCGCTTCGGTCGGGGGACAGGGCGGCGTTCGAATTCGGCGGGGTGCCGCTCCATCCGGGCGCGGCCCGCGCGCTGAAGGAGAGCGGCTGGTTGAGCTGA
- a CDS encoding SH3 domain-containing protein, which produces MSGLAFRSFACLVFLLLPTVTGHAAGKGGGLSAGSSGASLYSRQDVRSEKLAVLAAGEPLTPLAEAVGTTVWYLVRTRQGLVGWVQASEVDGSAELKEALQEPAEALWNAVTSGGQAFQGSYTVEQSSAEEVSGRWTLRGPDGKIILRGTWSARKFSTGWNGSWRASVEGRAGGRSGSWTADLRLPGSARLPEMFEAARRAVVRGIWASGQDSGSWSIREAN; this is translated from the coding sequence ATGTCAGGGCTTGCTTTCCGCAGCTTCGCTTGCCTCGTCTTTCTTCTCCTTCCGACCGTAACGGGACACGCCGCCGGAAAGGGCGGAGGGCTCAGTGCCGGTTCCTCCGGAGCCTCGCTCTACAGTCGCCAGGACGTGCGGTCGGAGAAGCTCGCCGTGCTGGCCGCCGGCGAGCCGCTGACCCCGTTGGCGGAAGCCGTGGGGACCACCGTCTGGTACCTGGTTCGAACGCGCCAGGGGCTCGTGGGCTGGGTGCAGGCGTCGGAGGTCGACGGCAGCGCGGAGCTGAAGGAGGCTCTTCAGGAGCCCGCCGAGGCCCTCTGGAACGCCGTGACGAGCGGTGGTCAGGCGTTCCAGGGCAGTTATACCGTCGAGCAGAGCTCGGCGGAGGAGGTCTCCGGTCGCTGGACGCTGCGGGGCCCGGACGGCAAGATAATCCTGCGCGGCACCTGGTCGGCGCGAAAATTTTCCACCGGCTGGAACGGCAGCTGGCGTGCATCGGTCGAAGGCCGGGCCGGCGGGCGTTCGGGAAGCTGGACGGCCGACCTGCGGCTTCCTGGATCGGCACGGCTGCCGGAGATGTTCGAGGCCGCAAGACGTGCGGTCGTGCGTGGGATCTGGGCCTCCGGCCAGGATTCCGGGAGCTGGTCGATCCGCGAAGCGAACTAG
- a CDS encoding rod shape-determining protein, producing the protein MEENTDTLCVGIDLGTSRSSISASNGQRHVVDSYVGWPVDMVARKLVKKPLLVGREALENRSMLDLRRPLERGLIKEGSEKDEQAVREILRHLVVLAGLKPKAGKSRPKVRAVVGVPAEAFRGSKQRLRALMDGIADSVMLVSEPFAVAYGLEALLHALIIDIGAGTADFCVMRGRYPTEEDQRTLPNAGDAIDEQLAKLIREHHPEAQFSIHMIRDWKEKWSFVGEPPSRVVVTVPVKGKNTELDITNEMRAACESILPPICETAIDLISRVDPEYQEKVRNNVILAGGSSLISGLAGAVEKTLQELGGGRATVVKDPVFAGSDGGLCIARDASGPDWEKLSA; encoded by the coding sequence ATGGAAGAGAACACGGACACGCTTTGCGTCGGCATAGACCTCGGCACCTCCCGGAGCTCCATTTCGGCGTCCAACGGCCAGCGCCACGTCGTTGACAGCTATGTCGGCTGGCCCGTCGACATGGTCGCCCGCAAGCTGGTCAAGAAACCGTTGCTCGTCGGGCGCGAGGCCCTCGAGAACCGCTCGATGCTGGACCTCAGGCGCCCTCTCGAAAGGGGGCTGATCAAGGAAGGCTCCGAAAAGGATGAGCAGGCCGTGCGCGAGATCCTGCGCCATCTGGTCGTCCTCGCCGGGCTCAAGCCCAAAGCGGGCAAGAGCCGGCCGAAGGTCCGCGCGGTGGTCGGGGTTCCAGCAGAGGCGTTTCGCGGCAGCAAGCAGAGGCTGCGCGCGTTGATGGACGGCATCGCCGACAGCGTGATGCTGGTGTCGGAGCCTTTTGCCGTGGCCTACGGGCTGGAGGCTCTGCTGCACGCCCTGATCATCGACATCGGCGCGGGCACGGCCGACTTCTGCGTGATGCGGGGCCGCTACCCGACCGAGGAGGACCAACGCACGTTACCCAACGCCGGAGACGCGATCGACGAGCAGCTCGCGAAGCTCATCCGCGAGCATCACCCGGAAGCCCAGTTCTCGATCCACATGATTCGCGATTGGAAGGAGAAATGGAGCTTCGTCGGCGAGCCTCCGAGCCGCGTCGTCGTGACCGTGCCGGTCAAGGGAAAGAACACCGAGCTGGACATCACGAACGAGATGCGCGCGGCGTGCGAGAGCATCCTGCCGCCGATCTGCGAGACGGCGATCGATCTCATTTCCCGGGTGGACCCGGAATATCAGGAGAAGGTGCGGAACAACGTGATCCTTGCCGGCGGCAGCTCCTTGATCTCGGGCCTCGCCGGCGCGGTGGAAAAGACGCTACAGGAGCTGGGCGGCGGGCGTGCGACGGTGGTGAAAGATCCGGTGTTTGCGGGCTCCGACGGCGGGCTGTGCATCGCGCGTGACGCTTCCGGGCCCGACTGGGAGAAGCTTTCCGCCTGA
- a CDS encoding N-acetylmuramoyl-L-alanine amidase yields the protein METLERTKARLIREAIERNLELARPLQARRTGRARRLLPVCLWGCFLAAGLGYLYSPAPVVSEATSPSPGLETPEVATAPGPAEGVAPAEAVEPELPVSPPQALHRAVLPLSVRRIVVDPGHGGRQHGAISQSGVSEKHLTLEIALRLRRLLEQASFQAILTREGDQTLPLDKRVAFANASRADLFVSIHVNWMEQRELRPLETYYVGPTDDPAAMRLAGIENRESGYSLADYRELLEKVYMHARRDESRRLAETIHAELYHALRESNPGLDNRGVKKAPFVVLIGTQMPAILVEVASLANEDDVRLLTNPDYQEKIAQALLRGIRAYADGLNGSAKKGG from the coding sequence ATGGAAACGCTCGAACGCACGAAAGCTCGCTTGATCCGCGAAGCGATCGAGCGGAACCTGGAGTTGGCAAGGCCCCTCCAAGCGCGGCGCACCGGGCGCGCCAGGCGCTTGTTGCCCGTGTGCTTGTGGGGCTGCTTCCTGGCCGCCGGTCTCGGCTACCTTTACTCGCCCGCGCCGGTCGTATCTGAGGCGACTTCCCCCAGCCCGGGCCTCGAGACACCTGAGGTCGCGACGGCGCCCGGGCCGGCCGAGGGCGTGGCGCCGGCCGAGGCCGTCGAGCCGGAGCTTCCGGTTTCTCCGCCCCAGGCATTGCACCGCGCGGTCCTGCCGCTTTCCGTGCGCCGGATCGTCGTCGATCCTGGCCACGGCGGACGCCAGCACGGCGCGATTTCCCAGTCCGGCGTATCGGAGAAGCACCTGACCCTCGAGATCGCGCTCAGGCTGAGACGGCTTCTGGAGCAGGCCTCGTTTCAGGCGATCCTCACGCGCGAGGGCGATCAGACGCTCCCGCTCGACAAGCGGGTCGCGTTCGCCAACGCCAGCCGTGCGGACCTCTTCGTCTCGATCCACGTCAACTGGATGGAGCAGCGCGAGCTCCGTCCTCTGGAAACGTATTACGTCGGGCCGACCGACGATCCGGCGGCAATGAGGCTTGCCGGAATCGAGAATCGCGAGTCGGGCTATTCGCTCGCCGACTATCGCGAGCTTCTGGAGAAAGTTTACATGCACGCTCGCCGCGATGAGTCCCGCAGACTCGCCGAAACGATCCACGCGGAGCTCTACCACGCCCTTCGCGAGTCCAATCCCGGCCTCGACAATCGCGGAGTGAAAAAGGCGCCGTTCGTCGTGCTGATCGGCACGCAGATGCCGGCGATCCTCGTCGAGGTGGCCTCGCTGGCGAACGAGGACGACGTCCGGTTGTTGACAAACCCCGACTATCAGGAAAAGATCGCTCAGGCGTTGCTGCGCGGCATCCGCGCGTACGCCGACGGCCTCAACGGCTCGGCCAAAAAAGGCGGCTAG
- a CDS encoding amino acid permease produces MPGTLFARKPIGILLREMSATTGLRRALGPLQLTNLGVGAIIGAGIFVVIGLVARDKAGAATMLSFVIAGAACAFAALCYAEFASMVPVAGSAYTYAYATLGELLAWIIGWDLLLEYGVGAASVAHGWSHYFADFLKIFGLRVPPAVARAPFDYDPATGAFVATGTLLDLPALAITAALTAILVIGIRQSAAFNAVMVAIKLSVVLLIIAVGAFYVVPENWTPFAPYGYSGISFFGKTVLGQHGPGGEPLGVMAGAGIAFYAYIGFDSVSTHAEEARNPARDVPIGIVASLAVCTVLYIGVAAVLTGMVPYREINIDAPLGDAFSRVGLPWVHFIVSLGALTGITSVLMVLMLSQPRIMFAMARDGLLPQGFFGAVHPRFRTPWKSTLLTGAVVGLMSSLLPLRVLAELVNIGTLLAFTIVCAAVLIMRRRHPEIARPFRCPWVPVVPILGIGFCLLLMFSLPGENWLRLFVWLLLGLGVYFGYGRHHSVLARRRADQKN; encoded by the coding sequence ATGCCCGGTACGCTGTTCGCCAGGAAGCCGATCGGGATCCTCCTTCGGGAGATGAGCGCGACGACGGGTTTGCGCCGCGCCCTCGGCCCGCTCCAGCTCACCAACCTCGGGGTCGGCGCGATCATCGGCGCGGGTATTTTTGTCGTGATCGGTCTGGTCGCCCGGGACAAGGCGGGCGCAGCGACCATGCTCTCTTTCGTGATTGCGGGCGCCGCCTGCGCCTTCGCCGCCCTCTGCTACGCCGAGTTCGCCTCCATGGTCCCCGTCGCCGGTTCGGCTTACACCTACGCCTATGCCACGCTCGGAGAGCTGCTCGCCTGGATCATCGGGTGGGACCTGCTGTTGGAGTACGGCGTCGGCGCCGCGAGCGTGGCGCACGGCTGGTCGCATTACTTCGCGGACTTTCTGAAGATCTTCGGCCTGCGCGTCCCGCCGGCCGTCGCGCGCGCGCCGTTCGACTACGATCCCGCCACGGGAGCTTTCGTCGCCACTGGAACGCTCCTCGACCTGCCCGCGCTGGCGATCACCGCCGCGCTCACCGCCATCCTGGTCATCGGGATCCGCCAGAGCGCCGCGTTCAACGCCGTGATGGTGGCGATCAAGCTTTCCGTGGTCCTCCTGATCATCGCCGTCGGCGCGTTCTATGTCGTCCCGGAAAACTGGACGCCGTTTGCGCCCTACGGCTACTCCGGGATCAGCTTTTTCGGCAAAACCGTGCTGGGGCAACACGGGCCCGGCGGAGAGCCGCTCGGCGTGATGGCCGGCGCCGGGATAGCGTTTTACGCCTACATCGGATTCGATTCGGTCTCGACGCACGCCGAAGAGGCTCGCAACCCGGCCCGCGACGTCCCGATCGGCATTGTCGCTTCGCTCGCCGTCTGCACGGTCCTCTACATCGGAGTCGCCGCAGTGCTGACCGGCATGGTGCCCTACCGGGAAATCAATATCGATGCCCCGCTCGGCGACGCGTTCAGCCGGGTCGGCCTGCCCTGGGTGCATTTCATAGTTTCACTCGGCGCGCTCACGGGCATCACCTCGGTCTTGATGGTGCTGATGCTCAGCCAGCCCCGCATCATGTTCGCGATGGCGCGCGACGGGCTGCTCCCGCAGGGGTTTTTCGGGGCGGTGCATCCCCGCTTCCGCACCCCCTGGAAATCCACGCTGCTCACCGGCGCCGTCGTCGGTCTCATGTCTTCCTTGCTGCCCCTGCGCGTCCTCGCGGAGCTGGTCAACATCGGAACCCTGCTGGCGTTCACGATCGTCTGCGCGGCGGTGCTCATCATGCGCCGCCGTCATCCCGAGATCGCGCGACCTTTTCGCTGCCCGTGGGTTCCCGTGGTTCCGATCCTCGGCATCGGTTTTTGCCTGCTGCTGATGTTTTCCCTGCCCGGGGAGAACTGGCTGCGTCTTTTCGTCTGGCTGCTCCTCGGTCTCGGTGTCTACTTCGGCTACGGCCGCCATCACAGCGTGCTCGCGCGGCGACGGGCGGACCAGAAGAACTGA
- a CDS encoding MFS transporter — MLYAEKPQPAGNTPVSCRQGSATLSPTTTKPEGAEPRASRPSALFSKRFRIAGLEALAFRDFRLLWFGHCFASTAFWMDQVTRGWLIYELTNSALQLGLVRGIQAIPTLLLSPLAGSLADRYSRKAQIVLAQVADGLMFAALAALIVTERIEVWHVYATAFGMAAVQTFQQPARGAIVADAVPPSRLTNAIGLNSIVFNVARSTGPALAGILISRFGTGGCYAVQAAFYILATFWTARLQAAGRPAPGRHGAGAPSPTLGRSIIEGWQFSWRTFSVRTALLVVMFASLFIVPFTTLLPVFARDLLGVGATGQGLLLTAMGIGALGSAMMIAFVGDRLRRGLFMLAGVALYGVSVVAFSVSPWFWASMALMVIVGFANVCSHALVQTVIQSYSPSEFRGRTMAVFHMSGVVLTVGSMLIGVLATLLGPRWAVALMGAAGAAAMAAIHFALPGARHIR; from the coding sequence GTGCTATACGCGGAAAAACCGCAACCGGCCGGCAACACGCCCGTTTCCTGCCGTCAAGGGAGCGCTACGCTGAGTCCGACGACGACCAAGCCCGAAGGGGCCGAGCCCCGAGCGTCCCGCCCTTCCGCCCTGTTCTCCAAGCGGTTCCGGATCGCCGGGCTGGAAGCGCTTGCCTTTCGCGACTTCCGCCTGCTGTGGTTCGGTCATTGCTTCGCGTCGACGGCGTTCTGGATGGACCAGGTGACGCGTGGCTGGCTGATCTACGAGCTCACCAATTCCGCGCTCCAGCTCGGCCTGGTGCGCGGAATCCAGGCGATCCCGACGCTCCTGCTCTCCCCGCTGGCGGGGAGCCTCGCCGACCGCTACTCGCGCAAGGCCCAGATCGTTCTCGCTCAGGTCGCCGACGGGCTCATGTTCGCGGCCCTGGCGGCGTTGATCGTGACCGAGCGGATCGAGGTGTGGCACGTCTACGCGACCGCATTCGGCATGGCGGCCGTTCAGACTTTCCAGCAGCCGGCGCGCGGCGCGATCGTCGCGGACGCCGTGCCGCCGAGCCGGCTGACCAACGCCATCGGGCTCAACTCCATCGTTTTTAATGTCGCCCGCAGTACCGGTCCGGCGCTGGCTGGCATCCTGATCTCGAGGTTCGGGACCGGCGGGTGCTACGCGGTGCAGGCGGCGTTCTACATCCTGGCGACGTTCTGGACGGCGCGCTTGCAGGCGGCGGGCCGGCCGGCCCCCGGCCGTCACGGCGCGGGCGCTCCTTCCCCCACGCTGGGACGCAGCATCATCGAGGGGTGGCAGTTCAGCTGGCGGACCTTCAGTGTTCGCACGGCCCTGCTCGTGGTGATGTTCGCCTCGTTGTTCATCGTTCCCTTCACCACGCTGTTGCCGGTTTTCGCCCGCGACCTTCTCGGGGTGGGGGCGACCGGGCAGGGCTTGCTGCTGACGGCGATGGGAATCGGAGCGCTCGGCAGCGCCATGATGATCGCTTTTGTCGGCGACCGTCTGCGACGGGGGCTTTTCATGCTCGCGGGGGTGGCCCTCTACGGCGTGAGCGTCGTCGCCTTCTCCGTTTCTCCGTGGTTCTGGGCTTCCATGGCGTTGATGGTGATCGTGGGATTCGCCAACGTCTGCTCGCACGCGCTGGTGCAGACGGTGATCCAGAGCTATTCACCTTCCGAGTTTCGCGGCCGGACCATGGCCGTGTTCCACATGAGCGGTGTGGTGTTGACCGTGGGCAGCATGCTGATCGGCGTGCTGGCGACGCTGCTCGGCCCGCGCTGGGCCGTGGCGCTCATGGGCGCGGCCGGCGCCGCGGCCATGGCCGCCATCCATTTCGCGCTTCCCGGAGCCCGGCACATCCGCTGA
- a CDS encoding VOC family protein has protein sequence MAKIKHIAIRTRDVEKTAAFYKAAFGLREVGLGRNGVYLTDGYLNVAVLGFQAGADGEPLRLGLDHLGFQVDDLEAALDRIRRSGGTTLAEGDETPPTDPGRRSYYEVKCLGPDGQVIDVSAGGWVGAPPVEGGTEEGGYGARKRRWRTASSVGRSR, from the coding sequence ATGGCGAAGATCAAACACATCGCGATCCGAACGCGGGACGTCGAGAAAACCGCGGCGTTCTACAAGGCGGCGTTCGGTCTCAGGGAAGTCGGGCTGGGCCGCAACGGCGTTTATCTGACCGACGGCTACCTCAACGTCGCCGTTCTCGGCTTTCAGGCCGGCGCCGATGGCGAGCCGCTGCGTCTGGGCCTCGATCACCTGGGCTTCCAGGTGGACGACCTCGAGGCGGCCCTCGATCGCATCCGCCGAAGCGGCGGCACCACGCTCGCCGAAGGGGATGAGACCCCGCCCACGGACCCGGGCCGCCGCTCCTATTACGAGGTGAAATGCCTCGGGCCTGATGGACAGGTGATCGACGTTTCCGCCGGAGGCTGGGTCGGCGCGCCCCCGGTCGAGGGCGGCACGGAAGAAGGAGGCTACGGCGCGCGAAAAAGGCGCTGGCGAACCGCGTCCAGCGTCGGACGCAGCCGCTGA
- a CDS encoding ABC transporter substrate-binding protein: MAEDLIRIGLFNKDAAILAAEARGFLRAEGIRVELNTVTDSPTLLRNLINGRYDLILNNADNVIAWAEGQGEDPEPNDFVIFMGGLQGVKQRLVAAAGIDDFADLRGKVFAVDAPTTGYAIIGIAILKKHGLEPHRDYGFKAFGNTPRRVAALARGEASAAMVGMADDDIRNLGFKILARAEDHVPHYARGLGATRREWAERHEELLVRFIRAMIRATDWAMAAGNKEEVVALLLPECGNKRARAEEAYEETTSARFGLTPRGRIDFDGIRTVLELRQTAGLMKAPLPGPQKYVDERFYRQALAGLE; encoded by the coding sequence ATGGCTGAAGACCTGATCCGAATCGGACTGTTCAACAAGGACGCGGCGATTCTCGCCGCCGAAGCCAGAGGATTTCTCAGAGCGGAGGGGATCCGGGTGGAACTGAACACGGTGACGGATTCGCCGACGCTGCTCCGCAACCTCATCAACGGGCGCTACGATCTCATTCTCAACAACGCCGACAACGTCATCGCCTGGGCCGAAGGCCAGGGCGAGGATCCCGAGCCGAACGATTTCGTCATCTTCATGGGCGGGCTCCAGGGAGTGAAGCAACGGCTGGTGGCCGCGGCGGGAATCGACGACTTCGCCGATCTCCGCGGCAAAGTCTTCGCCGTCGACGCGCCCACGACCGGGTACGCCATCATCGGCATCGCCATTCTCAAGAAGCACGGCCTCGAGCCGCATCGCGATTATGGCTTCAAAGCCTTCGGCAACACGCCCAGGCGCGTGGCAGCGCTCGCGCGCGGCGAGGCGTCGGCCGCGATGGTCGGGATGGCCGATGACGACATCCGGAACCTCGGCTTCAAAATTCTCGCGCGCGCCGAAGACCACGTGCCTCACTACGCCAGAGGGTTGGGAGCGACGCGCCGCGAGTGGGCGGAGCGCCATGAGGAGCTGCTGGTACGCTTTATTCGCGCGATGATTCGCGCGACCGACTGGGCGATGGCCGCCGGGAACAAAGAAGAGGTGGTCGCGCTGCTGCTGCCGGAATGCGGCAACAAGCGGGCGCGGGCGGAGGAAGCCTACGAAGAGACCACTAGCGCTCGTTTCGGGCTGACGCCGCGCGGCCGGATAGATTTCGACGGGATTCGTACGGTCCTCGAGCTGCGCCAGACCGCCGGCCTGATGAAGGCGCCGCTGCCGGGCCCGCAGAAATACGTCGACGAGCGCTTCTACCGACAAGCGCTGGCCGGCCTGGAATGA
- a CDS encoding UbiD family decarboxylase, which translates to MAKDLRSFVARLEAASPASVVRVSKAISPRYEISAILAHLERRKRFPVLLFENVQGADAPVLINAQASRALMAFALETSPGNLARVFAERQSRPIAPVEIGDAPVHEVVRVGDEVDLNGVPVLTHYDVNAAPYITAGIVVAADPESGVRNTSYNRLMLAGRRELRIFMAVGRHLWTLHHRAESRGEPLPVAIVIGVHPLFSLGAQALTPADQDEYAVIGGIMNEPLRLVRGRTVPLLVPADAEMIIEGRILPHVRRSEGPFGEFTGHAVESDERQVIEVTAVTHRRNYIFQDIHAGFTEHKLMGAVPREAALLRAVRQAVPTVKDVCMPVSGNCRFHAYISIAKRAPGQAKNAICAALAADMLLKHVVVVDEDIDVFDEERVLWAVANRFQADRDLVVIANAQGSELDPSAGPGGVNAKMGLDATKPLEGFPPELKVPEEVMQRIRLEDYLPGLGSEP; encoded by the coding sequence ATGGCCAAGGATCTGCGCAGCTTCGTCGCCCGGCTGGAGGCCGCCTCGCCGGCGAGCGTCGTCCGCGTCTCGAAGGCGATTTCGCCCCGTTACGAAATTTCCGCGATCCTCGCGCACCTCGAGCGGCGAAAGCGGTTCCCGGTGCTGTTGTTCGAAAACGTCCAGGGCGCGGACGCCCCCGTGCTGATCAACGCTCAGGCGAGCCGCGCGCTGATGGCGTTTGCGCTGGAGACCAGCCCCGGGAATCTGGCCCGCGTGTTCGCCGAGCGGCAGTCACGCCCGATCGCCCCGGTGGAAATCGGCGACGCCCCGGTCCACGAGGTCGTCCGGGTCGGCGACGAGGTCGATCTCAACGGCGTCCCGGTGTTGACCCACTACGACGTCAACGCGGCGCCTTACATTACCGCCGGAATCGTGGTGGCCGCCGATCCCGAGAGCGGAGTTCGAAACACCAGCTACAACCGCCTGATGCTCGCGGGAAGGCGGGAGCTGCGGATCTTCATGGCGGTGGGCCGCCACCTCTGGACCCTGCACCACCGCGCGGAGAGCCGCGGCGAGCCGCTGCCGGTCGCGATCGTGATCGGGGTCCATCCCCTGTTCTCGCTCGGGGCCCAGGCGCTCACGCCGGCCGACCAGGACGAATACGCGGTGATCGGCGGCATCATGAACGAGCCGCTTCGCCTCGTGCGCGGTCGAACCGTCCCGCTCCTCGTGCCGGCCGACGCGGAGATGATCATCGAGGGACGGATTCTGCCCCACGTGCGCCGTTCCGAGGGACCCTTCGGCGAGTTCACCGGTCACGCCGTCGAGTCGGACGAGCGGCAGGTGATCGAGGTCACCGCCGTCACGCATCGGAGAAATTACATTTTCCAGGACATCCACGCGGGTTTTACGGAGCATAAGCTGATGGGAGCCGTGCCGCGCGAGGCGGCGCTGCTCCGGGCGGTGCGCCAGGCCGTGCCGACGGTCAAGGACGTCTGCATGCCGGTCTCGGGCAACTGTCGATTCCACGCGTACATCTCGATCGCCAAGCGGGCCCCCGGCCAGGCGAAGAACGCCATCTGCGCCGCGCTGGCGGCCGACATGCTGCTCAAGCACGTCGTGGTCGTCGACGAGGACATCGACGTGTTCGACGAAGAACGGGTGCTGTGGGCGGTTGCCAATCGTTTTCAGGCGGACCGCGACCTGGTGGTGATCGCCAACGCCCAGGGAAGCGAGCTGGACCCTTCCGCCGGGCCCGGCGGTGTCAACGCCAAAATGGGCCTCGACGCAACCAAGCCGCTCGAAGGTTTTCCGCCCGAGCTGAAGGTCCCGGAGGAGGTGATGCAGCGGATCAGGCTTGAAGACTACCTCCCTGGCCTCGGCTCCGAACCGTAG